One genomic window of Anaerofustis stercorihominis DSM 17244 includes the following:
- a CDS encoding ABC transporter permease has product MELFMGILKNLPDAISLGILWGIMCLGVYITFKILDIADLTVDGTFALGGCITATLVVSGVNPILSLIAATLAGMIAGYVTGFLHTKLKIPAILAGILTMLSLYSINLKVLAGKSNLAMPQIGGGNVKTVIDIITNLTGLSNRSATLVFGIIIAVICMVVLYWFFGTEIGSAIRATGNNEDMVRALGVNTDTMKIIGLVISNGLVSLSGAMVAQSQRYGDVGMGTGTIVIGLASIIIGEVILTHARSFKTKLFSVVLGSIIYRVIIAVVLRLGMNPNDLKLLTAIIVALALSLPIIKSKLNMRKKIKINKEINGGEV; this is encoded by the coding sequence ATGGAACTATTTATGGGTATACTCAAGAACCTTCCCGATGCCATCAGTTTAGGTATATTATGGGGAATAATGTGTCTTGGCGTATATATAACATTTAAAATATTAGATATAGCGGATCTTACAGTTGACGGGACTTTTGCTCTCGGAGGATGTATCACTGCTACGCTTGTAGTATCGGGAGTAAATCCTATTTTGAGTTTGATTGCGGCAACTTTGGCGGGTATGATAGCAGGGTATGTTACCGGTTTTTTACATACTAAACTTAAAATCCCTGCAATCTTGGCAGGTATCCTTACCATGCTTTCACTTTATTCCATAAATTTAAAGGTGTTGGCAGGAAAATCAAATTTAGCTATGCCTCAAATCGGCGGAGGAAACGTTAAGACTGTTATCGATATTATAACTAACCTTACAGGGCTTTCAAACAGAAGTGCCACTTTGGTTTTCGGTATTATAATCGCAGTTATATGTATGGTAGTGCTTTATTGGTTCTTCGGAACGGAAATAGGTTCTGCAATAAGAGCTACGGGTAATAACGAAGACATGGTAAGAGCACTGGGTGTGAATACCGATACCATGAAAATCATAGGACTTGTTATTTCAAACGGACTCGTTTCTCTTTCAGGAGCCATGGTAGCTCAGTCTCAGAGATACGGAGATGTAGGAATGGGAACGGGTACCATCGTAATAGGGCTTGCGTCGATAATCATCGGAGAAGTCATTTTAACTCACGCACGTTCTTTTAAAACAAAACTTTTCAGTGTGGTTTTAGGTAGTATCATATACAGAGTGATCATAGCGGTTGTACTCAGACTCGGTATGAACCCTAACGATTTAAAATTATTAACTGCTATTATCGTTGCACTTGCTCTTTCTCTTCCTATTATTAAATCAAAGCTTAATATGAGAAAGAAAATAAAAATAAATAAAGAAATCAACGGCGGGGAGGTGTAG
- the ilvC gene encoding ketol-acid reductoisomerase — MIKKYYDQDCNLGLLDGKTVAIIGYGSQGHAHAQNLHESGVDVVVGLRPGSASVKKAEEAGLKVMDIEAAAEAGDLVMMLVPDELAADIYKTQVAKHMKEGNVLMFAHGFNIHYNQIVPAKDIDVIMVAPKGPGHTVRSQYVEGRGVPSLIAVYQDASGKAKDYALAYAAGIGAGRAGILETSFKEETETDLFGEQAVLCGGVTELMKAGFDTLVEAGYEPEMAYFECIHEMKLIVDLINSGGFEMMRYSISNTAEYGDYRTGTRLITEDTRKEMKKVLHEIQDGTFASEFIQEFKSGGKAKFLATRRKETEHLLCKVGAELRKMMSWLKK; from the coding sequence ATGATTAAAAAGTATTATGATCAAGATTGTAATTTAGGTTTATTAGACGGAAAGACAGTAGCTATCATCGGATATGGTAGCCAGGGACATGCTCATGCTCAAAACTTACATGAAAGCGGTGTTGATGTTGTTGTAGGTTTAAGACCAGGCTCTGCAAGCGTTAAGAAAGCTGAAGAAGCAGGACTTAAAGTTATGGATATCGAAGCTGCTGCTGAAGCAGGGGATTTGGTAATGATGCTGGTTCCTGATGAATTAGCTGCTGATATCTACAAAACTCAGGTTGCTAAACATATGAAAGAAGGCAACGTATTGATGTTTGCTCATGGTTTTAATATCCATTATAACCAAATCGTACCTGCCAAAGACATCGATGTTATCATGGTTGCTCCTAAGGGGCCGGGACATACTGTTAGAAGTCAGTATGTTGAAGGCAGAGGAGTTCCTAGTTTGATAGCTGTATATCAAGATGCTTCAGGTAAAGCTAAAGATTATGCACTTGCATATGCTGCGGGTATCGGAGCAGGCAGAGCGGGGATTTTGGAAACATCATTCAAAGAAGAAACAGAAACTGATTTATTCGGTGAACAAGCAGTTCTTTGCGGCGGTGTAACAGAACTTATGAAAGCAGGTTTCGATACTCTTGTTGAAGCGGGTTATGAACCTGAAATGGCATATTTTGAATGTATCCATGAAATGAAACTTATCGTTGACCTTATAAACAGCGGCGGATTTGAAATGATGAGATACTCTATTTCAAATACAGCTGAATACGGAGATTACAGAACAGGTACAAGACTTATAACAGAAGATACAAGAAAAGAAATGAAGAAAGTTCTTCATGAAATCCAAGACGGTACATTCGCAAGTGAATTCATCCAAGAATTCAAATCAGGCGGAAAAGCTAAATTCTTAGCTACAAGAAGAAAAGAAACAGAACATCTATTATGTAAAGTTGGTGCAGAACTTAGAAAAATGATGAGCTGGTTAAAAAAATAG
- a CDS encoding nitroreductase family protein, giving the protein MDIKKAIAQRHSMRSYTNKKIDGDVKEKLINIIEECNKKSGLNIKLFLDEPKAFDTFMAHYGKFENVNNYIVLIGKKDKGTDEMCGYFGEEIVLKAQMLGLNTCWVALTYGKRKIPYDLKKDEKIYCTIAVGYGKTNGVKSKSKSIKEVVKNDDHMPDWFKDGIEAALLVPTATNQQKFIFDINEDKVSVHALKGFYSKLDLGIVKYHFEIGSNRKCFDI; this is encoded by the coding sequence ATGGACATTAAAAAAGCAATAGCACAGAGACATTCCATGAGAAGTTACACTAATAAAAAAATAGACGGAGACGTAAAAGAAAAATTAATCAATATAATAGAAGAGTGCAATAAAAAATCAGGACTTAATATAAAATTATTCCTAGATGAACCGAAGGCTTTTGATACATTTATGGCACACTACGGAAAATTCGAAAATGTGAATAATTATATCGTTCTTATAGGTAAAAAAGATAAAGGTACTGATGAAATGTGCGGATATTTCGGAGAAGAAATAGTTTTAAAAGCACAAATGCTGGGACTAAATACATGTTGGGTAGCTCTCACTTACGGTAAAAGAAAAATACCTTACGACCTAAAAAAAGATGAAAAAATATACTGCACTATAGCGGTGGGTTACGGGAAAACAAACGGAGTAAAAAGCAAATCGAAATCCATAAAAGAAGTAGTCAAAAATGATGATCATATGCCGGATTGGTTTAAGGACGGAATAGAAGCCGCTCTTTTGGTACCGACAGCAACAAATCAACAAAAATTTATATTTGATATAAATGAAGACAAAGTATCGGTACATGCACTAAAAGGATTTTATTCGAAACTTGACCTAGGAATAGTAAAGTATCATTTTGAAATAGGTTCGAATAGAAAATGCTTTGACATATAA
- a CDS encoding TIGR01212 family radical SAM protein (This family includes YhcC from E. coli K-12, an uncharacterized radical SAM protein.) — MYTKFSTKLKEKYSSKVYKIPISIDTTCPVRDGSISKGGCIFCGEKGAGYENGDCKESITKQINDNLDIFVNKYKAEKFILYFQNFTNTYIKLSTFKNNIIEAVNAVDNAVAISISTRPDCIDGDYLDFLKEVENMYHLDIIIELGLQSVNNETLKKLNRGHTLADYLKAALLIKSYDFEICTHIIASIPYDRDEDLVEAAKILSILNTNSVKIHSLYIEKNTILGKMYEEGKIEMLELDDFVRRVVLFLENLSENIAVERLVSRVPKEEDVLFLNWDRSHWVIQDMIIDEMKKQNTYQGKKYKAYEKGLLDKFK, encoded by the coding sequence TTGTATACTAAATTTTCTACTAAATTAAAGGAGAAATATTCTTCTAAGGTTTATAAAATACCAATTAGTATCGATACGACCTGTCCGGTAAGAGATGGGAGTATATCTAAAGGCGGATGTATATTTTGTGGTGAAAAAGGTGCAGGCTATGAAAACGGCGACTGCAAAGAATCAATAACCAAACAAATAAACGATAATTTAGATATTTTTGTTAATAAATATAAGGCTGAAAAGTTTATATTATATTTCCAAAATTTTACTAATACATATATAAAGCTTTCTACTTTTAAAAATAACATTATAGAAGCTGTAAACGCAGTGGATAATGCGGTGGCGATTTCGATTTCTACCAGACCTGACTGCATCGACGGCGATTATCTTGACTTTTTAAAAGAAGTAGAAAATATGTATCATCTTGATATAATCATCGAACTTGGATTACAGTCAGTAAATAATGAAACACTGAAAAAATTAAATAGAGGTCATACTCTTGCAGATTATTTAAAAGCTGCTCTTCTTATAAAAAGTTATGATTTTGAAATTTGTACGCATATAATTGCTTCCATTCCATACGACCGTGATGAGGATTTGGTGGAAGCGGCAAAAATACTTAGTATTTTAAATACAAATAGCGTAAAAATTCACTCTTTATATATTGAAAAAAATACAATTTTGGGTAAAATGTATGAAGAAGGAAAAATCGAAATGTTAGAACTTGATGATTTTGTAAGAAGAGTAGTTTTATTCTTGGAGAATTTAAGTGAAAATATTGCGGTTGAAAGACTGGTTTCCAGAGTTCCCAAAGAAGAAGATGTGTTATTTTTAAACTGGGATAGATCACACTGGGTCATTCAAGATATGATAATAGATGAGATGAAAAAACAAAATACTTATCAAGGTAAAAAGTATAAAGCATATGAAAAAGGACTTCTTGATAAGTTTAAGTAA
- the cls gene encoding cardiolipin synthase: protein MKFLDKIFSRIVIFGLLLLFQAFMLFYLVFALGESVNEVYGILLFASILTVAYVNTRNMNPAYKLGWAIVIMGFPFFGILFYLAVGNKKPTRKLKKKLSRASEFAHRMLPQDADTIEEIVKEDPMVAGNAMYISNYGPYPMCKNTKTKFYPVGEDAFVDMIEELKKAEKYIFIEYFIVHEGKMWDTILDILEEKVKEGVDVRFIYDDVGSLTVLPSKYHRVLEKKGIKTIVFNPFVPFLSLVMNNRDHRKITVIDGKVGFTGGINLSDEYINEVERFGHWKDNAIKLEGEGVWNLTIMFLEMWNGLRPTDNELAYEKFKPDYSFAADYKDEGYVQPYSDSPLDNEVLSENVYMNILNSARDYVYIYTPYLIIDNEMTTALTLAAKRGVDVRIVIPGIPDKKTAFELTKSFCPELINSGVKIYHYTPGFLHGKCFVSDDKVGTVGTANMDYRSLYLHFECGVYLYKTKSVMEIKDDMLKTFEKSERRYNKRNKLPIIFKIYRSLLRLFAPLM from the coding sequence ATGAAATTTTTAGACAAAATATTTAGCAGAATAGTTATTTTCGGACTTTTATTATTATTTCAAGCATTTATGTTGTTTTATTTAGTATTTGCTCTCGGAGAAAGTGTAAATGAAGTTTACGGAATTCTTTTATTTGCAAGTATCCTGACAGTGGCTTATGTAAACACAAGAAACATGAACCCTGCGTATAAACTCGGCTGGGCTATAGTTATTATGGGTTTTCCTTTCTTTGGGATACTTTTCTATTTGGCTGTCGGAAATAAGAAACCGACAAGAAAACTGAAGAAAAAATTAAGCAGAGCAAGTGAATTTGCTCACAGGATGCTACCGCAGGACGCAGATACGATAGAAGAAATCGTAAAAGAAGATCCTATGGTTGCGGGAAATGCAATGTATATATCCAATTACGGTCCTTATCCTATGTGTAAAAATACAAAAACAAAATTTTACCCTGTGGGTGAAGACGCTTTTGTAGATATGATAGAGGAGCTAAAGAAGGCTGAAAAGTATATATTTATCGAGTATTTCATCGTTCACGAAGGAAAAATGTGGGATACTATTTTAGATATTTTGGAAGAAAAAGTAAAAGAAGGGGTAGATGTAAGGTTTATCTATGATGATGTAGGTTCTCTTACGGTACTTCCTAGCAAGTATCACAGAGTACTTGAGAAGAAAGGTATCAAGACTATCGTATTCAATCCTTTTGTACCTTTTTTATCTCTCGTGATGAATAATCGTGACCATAGAAAGATAACGGTCATAGACGGTAAAGTAGGTTTTACCGGAGGTATAAATTTATCCGATGAATATATAAATGAAGTAGAAAGGTTCGGTCACTGGAAAGATAACGCCATTAAGCTGGAAGGTGAAGGTGTATGGAACCTTACCATAATGTTCCTTGAAATGTGGAATGGGTTAAGACCTACCGATAACGAGCTTGCATATGAAAAGTTCAAACCCGATTACAGCTTTGCCGCTGATTATAAAGATGAAGGTTATGTTCAGCCATACAGCGATTCTCCTTTGGATAATGAAGTGTTATCGGAAAATGTATATATGAATATATTAAATTCCGCAAGGGATTATGTATATATATATACTCCTTACTTGATAATAGACAATGAAATGACCACAGCTTTGACTTTAGCCGCAAAAAGAGGTGTTGATGTAAGAATAGTTATTCCTGGGATACCTGATAAAAAGACTGCATTTGAGCTTACAAAGTCCTTCTGCCCCGAGCTAATCAACAGCGGAGTGAAAATTTATCATTATACACCGGGATTTCTGCATGGAAAATGTTTTGTTTCAGATGATAAAGTTGGAACGGTCGGGACTGCAAATATGGATTACAGAAGTCTATATCTTCATTTTGAATGCGGAGTATATTTGTATAAAACAAAAAGTGTCATGGAAATCAAGGATGATATGCTTAAAACATTTGAAAAGAGCGAAAGACGATATAACAAGAGAAACAAGCTTCCGATTATATTCAAGATTTACAGAAGCCTGCTAAGATTATTTGCTCCTTTGATGTAA
- the ilvN gene encoding acetolactate synthase small subunit: MAYRKEVISILVDNQSNVLTRIVSLFGRRGFNIDSLTVSTTNDKDISRITIVFNGTDQSLYQIMTQTKKLEVVKDIFTLDSSNSLYRELLLVKIKTDKTERTSLKEIVDIYRGKIIDLCKDSMIIELTGAPEKLDGFMNMIDCYDVVEVCRTGITGIARGLEPVR; the protein is encoded by the coding sequence ATGGCTTATAGAAAAGAAGTTATAAGCATTTTGGTTGATAATCAATCAAATGTCTTAACAAGGATTGTCAGTTTGTTTGGAAGACGTGGTTTTAATATTGATTCTCTTACAGTATCTACCACAAATGATAAAGACATATCAAGGATAACTATTGTTTTTAACGGTACAGATCAGTCTTTATATCAAATCATGACTCAGACTAAAAAACTGGAAGTCGTAAAAGATATATTTACACTGGATTCAAGCAACTCTTTATACAGAGAACTATTGCTTGTGAAAATCAAGACCGATAAGACCGAGAGAACTTCTCTTAAGGAAATAGTTGATATTTACAGAGGTAAGATAATAGATTTATGCAAAGACAGCATGATCATCGAGCTTACCGGAGCGCCGGAAAAGCTGGACGGATTTATGAATATGATAGACTGCTACGATGTAGTAGAGGTCTGCAGGACAGGTATTACAGGTATTGCAAGAGGACTTGAACCTGTAAGATAA
- a CDS encoding ABC transporter substrate-binding protein — MTKKIISMMLCLGLILGLTACGSGGSSDKVYKIGVLQLVQHDALDKANEGFMKALEEKGYKDGEKIKLDYQNAAGDQSNCQTISDSFINDNKDLILAIGTPAAQAVANKTKDIPILVTAVTDPADAGLVKSNEKPETNVSGTSDLTPVKEQIKLLKEILPKAKKVGILYSTNESNSILQAKLAKEAIKAEGMTAVDATVSSSNEIQQVTDAVSDKVDALYVPTDNMISAGIATVSMVANEKKVPIICGESGMLKGGALATYGIDYYNLGYKTGLQAVDILEGKMKVSDMPIGYLDQEDLEMAVNEDAAKTLGITIPDSVMSKVKK, encoded by the coding sequence ATGACAAAGAAAATAATATCTATGATGCTTTGTTTGGGACTAATACTAGGTCTTACCGCTTGCGGTTCAGGCGGAAGTTCAGACAAAGTATACAAAATCGGTGTACTTCAACTCGTTCAGCATGATGCTTTGGATAAAGCAAACGAAGGTTTTATGAAAGCCTTGGAAGAAAAAGGTTACAAAGACGGCGAAAAAATCAAGCTGGATTATCAAAATGCTGCAGGGGATCAATCAAACTGCCAAACTATTTCCGATAGTTTTATAAATGATAATAAAGATTTGATACTTGCTATCGGTACTCCTGCCGCACAAGCTGTAGCAAATAAAACCAAAGATATTCCTATTTTGGTTACTGCAGTTACAGACCCAGCGGATGCGGGACTTGTTAAATCAAATGAAAAACCTGAAACAAACGTATCGGGAACAAGTGATTTAACTCCTGTAAAAGAACAAATCAAGCTTTTAAAAGAAATATTGCCAAAGGCAAAAAAAGTCGGTATTTTATACTCAACAAACGAATCTAATTCTATCCTACAAGCTAAGCTTGCAAAAGAAGCTATAAAAGCAGAAGGTATGACAGCTGTTGACGCTACAGTATCAAGCTCAAATGAAATTCAGCAGGTAACCGATGCGGTATCTGATAAAGTAGATGCTTTATATGTTCCTACTGATAACATGATTTCTGCGGGTATCGCTACTGTTTCCATGGTTGCAAACGAAAAGAAAGTTCCTATCATATGCGGTGAATCAGGTATGTTAAAAGGCGGAGCTCTCGCAACATACGGAATCGACTATTACAATCTCGGATATAAAACGGGTCTACAGGCTGTAGATATATTGGAAGGAAAGATGAAAGTCAGCGATATGCCTATCGGTTATCTTGACCAAGAAGATTTGGAAATGGCTGTAAACGAAGATGCTGCTAAAACTTTAGGTATTACAATTCCTGACAGCGTAATGAGTAAAGTAAAAAAATAA
- a CDS encoding GTP pyrophosphokinase family protein: MLENSVNWEDFLYPYKQAVDELTLKFETIRDQKLKTGQYSEIEEVHGRVKKVSSILEKLDKNDYNIEDIETKITDLAGIRIVCQFEEDINKVASHIAGRNDMNIIIKKDYLSNPKESGYRSVHLVIEYQVHTAFGVKDILCEIQIRTLAINFWATIEHSLNYKYEGDIPKEISERLKAAAVKVKDLDQEMSAIRDEVMHAQKLFRAKKNATLMTSQYISLLNKMGYLELGNKYVKIFTKLSEKDDTLQLMLLEKELEAKVKNLVKKENKGEQ; the protein is encoded by the coding sequence GTGCTTGAAAACAGCGTAAATTGGGAAGATTTTTTATACCCATATAAGCAGGCAGTAGACGAGCTTACTTTAAAGTTTGAAACAATAAGAGACCAAAAATTAAAAACCGGACAGTATTCAGAGATAGAAGAAGTTCACGGAAGAGTAAAAAAAGTAAGCAGTATACTGGAAAAGTTAGATAAAAATGATTATAATATTGAAGATATTGAAACTAAGATAACCGACCTTGCCGGAATTAGGATAGTATGTCAGTTTGAAGAAGATATAAATAAAGTTGCAAGCCATATTGCAGGCAGAAATGATATGAATATCATCATCAAAAAAGATTATCTTTCCAATCCCAAGGAAAGCGGATACCGTTCGGTACATCTTGTAATAGAATATCAAGTCCATACCGCTTTTGGTGTCAAGGATATATTATGTGAAATTCAAATAAGGACACTGGCAATCAATTTTTGGGCTACCATAGAACATTCCCTCAATTATAAATACGAGGGGGATATACCAAAGGAAATTTCCGAAAGACTCAAAGCAGCTGCTGTAAAGGTCAAAGATTTAGATCAGGAAATGAGTGCAATACGTGATGAAGTAATGCATGCACAAAAATTATTCAGGGCAAAGAAGAATGCCACACTTATGACAAGTCAATATATATCTCTTCTAAATAAGATGGGATATTTGGAATTAGGGAATAAATATGTTAAAATATTTACAAAGTTATCGGAAAAAGATGACACCCTACAGCTTATGCTTTTGGAAAAAGAACTGGAAGCAAAAGTTAAAAATTTAGTAAAAAAAGAAAACAAAGGAGAACAATAA
- the ilvD gene encoding dihydroxy-acid dehydratase translates to MGLRSENVTKGVEKAPARSLFYAMGYTKEELNRPLIGVVNAKSEIVPGHMHLDKVAEAVKAGIRMAGGTPIEVPSIGVCDGIAMGHDGMKYSLPSREVIADSVETMAIAHCFDGLVLVPNCDKIVPGMIMAAVRLNIPTVVCSGGPMMSGLVKGEETSLSKMFEAVGARKADMINDEELLEYEENTCPGCGSCSGMYTANSMNCLSEAVGIALPGNGTIPAVESGRIRLAKEAGMAIMNLVEKDIKARDIINEKSIRNALACDMALGCSSNSVLHLLAIANEAGVELNLEIFNEFSSKVPNLCHLAPAGGTHMHDLNRAGGLRAVLNELDKKGLIDTSLMTANGKTVGENIKGHEIKDVNLIKPVSCPYSETGGIAILWGNIAKDGCVVKRSAVDKSMLKHTGPARVFNCEEDAIDAIYNGKIVDGDVVVIRYEGPKGGPGMREMLNPTSALAGMGLDKTVALITDGRFSGASRGASIGHVAPEAYDGGNIGLIEEGDIIEIDIPASKINAKITDEEFDNRRKSYVCPKDPVKSGWLARYQRNVSSADKGAVMK, encoded by the coding sequence ATGGGCTTAAGAAGTGAAAATGTTACTAAGGGTGTAGAAAAGGCTCCCGCAAGAAGTCTTTTCTATGCCATGGGATATACAAAAGAAGAGCTAAACAGACCTCTCATCGGTGTTGTTAATGCTAAAAGCGAAATTGTCCCTGGTCATATGCACTTGGATAAAGTTGCCGAAGCCGTAAAGGCGGGAATAAGAATGGCGGGAGGAACACCAATAGAAGTTCCTTCGATCGGTGTTTGTGACGGTATTGCCATGGGACATGACGGTATGAAATATTCTCTTCCTAGCCGTGAAGTTATTGCAGACAGCGTTGAAACGATGGCTATCGCTCATTGTTTTGACGGTTTGGTATTGGTTCCTAACTGTGATAAAATCGTACCCGGAATGATTATGGCTGCTGTAAGACTTAATATTCCTACAGTTGTTTGTTCGGGCGGGCCTATGATGTCTGGACTTGTAAAGGGAGAAGAAACTTCTCTTTCAAAGATGTTTGAAGCCGTAGGTGCAAGAAAAGCGGATATGATAAACGACGAAGAATTACTTGAATATGAAGAAAATACATGTCCGGGATGCGGTTCATGCTCCGGAATGTATACTGCAAATTCAATGAATTGTCTTTCTGAAGCTGTTGGTATAGCACTGCCCGGTAACGGAACTATACCCGCTGTTGAAAGCGGAAGGATAAGACTTGCCAAAGAAGCCGGTATGGCAATAATGAATTTGGTTGAAAAAGATATCAAAGCGAGAGATATAATCAATGAAAAGTCTATCAGGAATGCACTTGCCTGCGATATGGCTCTCGGATGTTCATCAAACAGTGTACTTCATTTATTAGCTATTGCAAATGAAGCCGGTGTTGAACTTAACCTTGAAATATTCAACGAATTCAGTTCAAAGGTTCCAAACCTCTGTCATTTGGCTCCTGCAGGCGGCACTCATATGCATGACTTGAACAGAGCAGGCGGACTTAGAGCTGTTTTAAATGAACTTGATAAAAAAGGACTTATAGATACTTCTCTTATGACGGCAAACGGTAAGACAGTAGGAGAAAATATCAAAGGTCATGAAATTAAGGATGTTAACCTAATCAAACCGGTAAGCTGTCCTTACAGTGAGACAGGCGGTATTGCTATCCTTTGGGGCAATATAGCTAAAGACGGCTGTGTTGTAAAGAGAAGTGCCGTTGATAAAAGTATGCTCAAACATACGGGCCCTGCAAGAGTATTCAACTGTGAAGAAGATGCTATTGACGCTATTTACAACGGTAAAATAGTTGACGGAGACGTGGTTGTCATTCGTTATGAAGGACCGAAAGGCGGTCCGGGTATGAGAGAAATGTTAAATCCTACTTCAGCACTTGCTGGAATGGGACTTGATAAGACGGTTGCTCTTATTACAGACGGAAGATTTTCAGGTGCATCGAGAGGCGCTTCAATAGGTCATGTTGCTCCGGAAGCTTACGACGGAGGAAATATCGGACTAATCGAAGAAGGAGATATCATCGAAATAGATATCCCGGCTTCAAAAATCAATGCAAAAATCACAGACGAAGAATTCGACAACAGAAGAAAATCTTATGTTTGTCCTAAAGATCCTGTTAAAAGCGGCTGGTTAGCCAGATATCAAAGAAACGTTTCATCTGCAGATAAAGGCGCGGTAATGAAATAA
- a CDS encoding ABC transporter ATP-binding protein, producing the protein MLKLQNINKTFNEGTINEKKALIDINLHLNPQDFVTVIGGNGAGKSTMLNMVAGVYPVDSGKITLADHLITNLDEHKRARWIGRVFQDPMRGTASDMMIEENLAMANRRGDKRGFAWGIKNEEREEYKELLKTLDLGLEDRLSDKVGLLSGGQRQALTLLMATLKKPELLLLDEHTAALDPKTAAKVLKITDKIIEKDNLTALMVTHNMRDAIKYGNRLIMMYEGHIIYDVSGDEKKNLEVKDLLEKFEMCSGGEFANDRMLLS; encoded by the coding sequence ATGCTTAAATTACAAAATATAAATAAGACATTCAACGAAGGTACAATAAATGAAAAGAAAGCATTGATAGATATAAATCTACACTTGAACCCTCAGGATTTTGTAACTGTTATAGGCGGTAACGGAGCGGGAAAATCTACAATGTTAAATATGGTAGCCGGCGTATATCCCGTTGACAGCGGTAAAATCACTCTTGCGGACCATTTGATTACAAATCTCGACGAACATAAAAGAGCAAGGTGGATAGGAAGAGTATTCCAGGACCCTATGAGAGGTACCGCTTCGGATATGATGATAGAAGAAAATCTTGCAATGGCGAACAGAAGAGGGGATAAGAGAGGTTTTGCCTGGGGAATCAAGAATGAAGAAAGAGAAGAATACAAAGAGCTTCTTAAAACTCTTGATCTTGGTCTTGAAGACAGATTAAGTGATAAAGTAGGTCTTTTGTCAGGAGGACAAAGACAGGCTTTAACACTCCTTATGGCGACTTTAAAGAAACCGGAGTTGCTTCTTTTGGACGAACATACTGCAGCCCTAGACCCTAAGACTGCGGCTAAAGTTCTTAAAATCACGGATAAGATAATTGAAAAAGATAATTTGACCGCACTTATGGTAACTCACAACATGAGAGACGCCATCAAATATGGAAACAGACTTATAATGATGTATGAAGGTCATATAATATACGATGTTAGCGGAGATGAAAAGAAAAATCTCGAAGTGAAAGATTTGCTTGAAAAATTTGAGATGTGTTCGGGCGGAGAATTCGCAAACGACAGAATGTTATTATCATAA
- a CDS encoding ArsR/SmtB family transcription factor, whose protein sequence is MDDCKKQRLSLSSKFKNCKNAFVALGDETRQNIIIALLESDKIGMRVGEITNKTYLSRPAVSHHLKILKEANIISMYKKGTMNFYYINANKTIWKEIKNLTDDVYDMIQNASSWGYPNENQE, encoded by the coding sequence ATGGACGATTGTAAAAAACAGAGATTAAGCTTATCTAGTAAATTTAAAAATTGTAAAAATGCCTTTGTGGCTTTAGGAGATGAAACGAGGCAAAATATAATCATAGCGCTTTTGGAAAGTGATAAAATAGGCATGAGAGTAGGAGAAATAACCAATAAAACTTATCTTTCCCGTCCTGCCGTTTCACATCACTTAAAAATTTTAAAAGAAGCAAATATAATTTCCATGTATAAAAAAGGAACTATGAATTTTTATTATATAAATGCAAACAAAACGATTTGGAAAGAAATTAAAAATTTAACGGATGACGTATATGACATGATACAAAATGCTTCGTCATGGGGATATCCCAATGAAAATCAAGAATAA